One Antennarius striatus isolate MH-2024 chromosome 17, ASM4005453v1, whole genome shotgun sequence genomic window carries:
- the LOC137610713 gene encoding eukaryotic translation initiation factor 5A-1-like translates to MMDEVNFSSASSGASNTYPKQCSALRKNEYVMLRNRPCKIVEMSTSKTGKHGHAKVHLIGMCIFTNKRYEDICPSTHNMEVPNVKRTDYQCIGVEDGYVNLLSDDGTQKDDLKLPENDLGQDIKTRCENSDTFMVTVLQAMDEEQICGIKNMNP, encoded by the exons ATGATGGATGAAGTGAATTTCTCGTCCGCCAGCTCCGGGGCCTCGAATACGTACCCGAAGCAGTGCTCGGCGCTGAGAAAGAACGAATACGTTATGCTGAGAAACCGCCCATGTAAGATCGTGGAGATGTCTACCTCCAAGACCGGCAAGCACGGGCACGCCAAG GTTCACCTCATTGGAATGTGCATCTTCACTAACAAGAGGTACGAAGATATCTGCCCGTCCACTCACAACATGGAAGTCCCGAATGTGAAAAGGACCGATTATCAG TGTATTGGAGTCGAGGACGGCTACGTTAACCTGCTAAGCGACGACGGAACTCAAAAAGATGACCTCAAGCTGCCGGAAAACGACTTAGGCCAAGATATCAAGACACGCTGTGAAAACAGCGATACCTTCATG GTCACGGTGCTACAGGCGATGGATGAAGAGCAGATATGCGGCATCAAGAATATGAATCCTTAA